One genomic window of Octopus bimaculoides isolate UCB-OBI-ISO-001 chromosome 2, ASM119413v2, whole genome shotgun sequence includes the following:
- the LOC106877049 gene encoding testis-specific serine/threonine-protein kinase 3, whose amino-acid sequence MIGGIRNRASMKKHQKHQPKHVDPMKTDSKRKEREKHHHCVSNREVLSKRDYVVLKTLGYGSFSIVKLARHQCKKPDLVAVKIISLSKVPVTYQKHFLSRELEFWPKLDHPHIVKFCETFEELERVYIVLEYVCNGDMMSYLQKFGALPEAKSKKYISQVCKAVDYLHSQNITHRDLKLENLLLDQNYNIKITDFGFVTSNKKCELSQTYCGTKSYASPEILRGEPYDPRKADTWAIGVILYIMGTSRMPFDESRGIKRIIEDQKRLNLSWGKTQKISRDCRHLLKRLFTYAYMSRPSVHDILLNKWFHSEANREKHVEYKERREIKEKTEEVDNIDSKDEVKQTKEKSSAPN is encoded by the exons ATGATTGGTGGCATTAGGAATCGGGCTTCCATGAAGAAGCATCAAAAACATCAACCCAAGCATGTTGACCCGATGAAAACCGATTCAAaacggaaagaaagagaaaaacatcacCATTGTGTAAGCAACAGAGAAGTACTGTCAAAACGTGATTATGTGGTATTGAAAACTCTAG GTTATGGTAGTTTCTCGATTGTGAAGTTGGCTCGCCACCAATGCAAGAAACCTGATTTAGTAGCCGTTAAAATTATCAGCCTTTCAAAAGTTCCGGTCACTTACCAAAAACATTTCCTGTCAAGGGAACTGGAATTCTGGCCTAAACTGGATCATCCACATATTGTCAAGTTTTGTGAAACTTTCGAGGAATTAGAACGAGTCTATATCGTCCTGGAGTATGTTTGCAATGGAGATATGATGTCTTACCTCCAGAAATTTGGAGCTCTTCCAGAggcaaaaagtaaaaaatatattagccag GTGTGTAAAGCTGTTGATTACTTACACAGCCAAAATATTACTCACCGTGATTTGAAGCTTGAGAACCTACTTTTAGATCAAAACTACAACATCAAAATCACTGATTTCGGTTTCGTAACAAGTAATAAAAAATGTGAGTTAAGTCAAACATACTGCGGGACTAAATCCTATGCTTCGCCAGAGATACTTCGCGGCGAACCATATGATCCACGTAAAGCGGATACATGGGCAATCGGTGTAATACTTTATATAATGGGTACCAGCCGGATGCCGTTTGATGAAAGTAGAGGAATAAAACGAATAATTGAAGACCAAAAACGGCTTAATTTGTCATGGGGTAAGACCCAGAAGATCAGCCGGGATTGTCGACACCTGCTCAAGCGTTTATTTACATACGCCTATATGAGCCGACCATCAGTGCATGACATTCTGTTAAATAAATGGTTTCATTCTGAAGCCAACAGGGAAAAACATGTCGAATATAAAGAGCGTAGAGAAATTAAGGAGAAAACAGAggaagttgataacatcgacagCAAGGATGAAGTGAAACAGACTAAAGAGAAAAGCTCAGCCCCAAATTAA